GAAACCTTTTTAAGACTATAAACTTTTTAAGAGGAACATTATTTTATTGGGTCTTTTTAAGTAGTGGGAAGTCAGTGCTCACCCTTTCTAAAAAGCAGCGGCCCACCAGCTCTGGGCAGTCAGTGTACGCTTCCAGTTCCTTTAGAAAtgtcctgcagagaaaacaatgtCAGACCCATTTTGAGAGCATGAATATCAGTATCTTAAATTCAGATATTCAGAGgcttctgactgactgactgactacTGCTAGGTGAACTTGTGGAACGAAGCCCCACCTCTTATGAAACTGATAGATTTCAGACATGTTGCCGAACAGAACGTCCTTCTTGCTGAGCAGGGTGCCGGGGATGAGGTGAGCCATGGCGGGGTTGTCCATCTCAGCCGCATAGCCCTGACGTTACATCGACAGATGTCACCGACCATATATAAGAAATGCGCTTTTTTTGTCAATTGTTACTCtctactttttactttttttttttttttacatatattttgcTCAGAATATGACACGAGGAACACTCACCTCCAGCACACACAGTAGCTCCTCCACATACGCTCGCTCCGTCTCCAGCAGTTCATTCATAACGTGGCTGGAACATCGAAAAACACAATTAATAGACGGTAGGCAAGATAATCTAGCACCATTCAGACAATACATTAGattgcatttaaaagacaaaaacaaggtaaaaatgaacaaatgaatagttagagatgaaaagaaatgcacataaaataaacattttgtacattaaaTGTGATACAGACGAAGTTAAGTCATCACAGTATCGCTCGCCATTAACTGCAGTCACATCTGAGGCTCTGAGGATGACTTTGGACACCTTACCGCCTAAGCACTGCcaggttttcttcttcttctgagagTGAAGCATGTCTGGTGCCGCCATTGTGGATGGGGGACTCCGcctggacacacacatccatattGCTTTACCTTAATACATTTCTAATCTTTTGGAGGTATTATTACTTCTACTAAAAACACCAATTGATCAGCAGCCATTCGTTTACCTTTTTGCAGATGGCGTTATCCGCGGAGTaccttctctctttcctctgttgATCTAAACGGACAGAAAACAACGTATTTTATCTCCATGTGATGCCAACTGGATGAGATGAGCCCTGGTACATGCTGCTGTCTTTCATCATTATATCACCATCCACTGAGCGAGGCTTACTGGGGGAGGAGAGCGGAGACTTCACTTCAGGTCGCGGCGCTACCGGCTGCACTGGTCTGGTCTGTTTGGCGGCGAGTTTCTTCAGGCTGACGCGTCGCTTCTCGAACATCTCCTGGACCGAGCTCTGCTTCTGGAACACTCTCTCCACCTGGTCCTGGTGGAGACCGAACACAACCGCATGCATTGCAAATCGTGATTCATATTTTCAGGAAAGCATTTGCTTCATCTGCTCAGTGCACTCCCTACTGACcctgagctgagctgtgagcGTGGCCTCATACTGGCAGCAGATGGCGTTGCGGTCGGCGAGGGTGTGCAGCGACGCCGTGTCCAGGTATCTCTCCAGTTCTTGCAGAGCTGCTTCGGCGCCGTCCTGAGACTGACAGCGGTCCACCGACTGGCTGGCCAACAGGAAGATGCCCTCCTCGCACCACCGCGACGCCTGGGAGGGGGAAAGGATTAACGGAGGCGTGATGCGGATGCTGAAGGAAAAGCTCGGCGGATCTGCTTTAGTTATCCAAGCCACATTTTCATACCTTCTCCAGAGCGTGGTGGAGCTCCATGGCCCTGAGCAGGAGGCTCTTCTTGCTCCTCAGGGTTGAGCTGACCTCCTCGCACACCCCTCTCAGCTCGCTGCACTTGGGCCTGATGGAGTCCTCGGCGTAGTGAGAATTTTCTATCAACATGTCGCCTTCGCTGGCCAAGGACAAGGCACGGTCTAGCACGTCCTGATGAAACACAGTCGAGAATTGTTAATATGAGAATGCACTTTACGTGACATGGAGAGTGCTGTGGGGGTTTCTGGGTGGAGATGGACGACAACTTTGCGCAAATTGGCTgcaaccagcaaatgtttgacatttttttcctgacagaAGATTGAAACCATTCACTGATCATGGAAATGGCGGAAAAAGAATAATGCAATAACAATAATCTATTTAATTCCTTATGTTTCATAACTGTATTGGCAATACATGCAAGACGTGGTGCCGGTAAAGCCCACTGAAGTGAATTGAAAGCGGGTGAGGGAGGGATGACATTGATTATATCATTAGCCATATGGTTGCGAGGATGCTTTAAAGGTGaaagtgttgagtgtgtgttttctgttgcacgtgagctgcaggaggaatcactattgtgtgtgtgtgtgtcttacgCAGGCCTTGTCCTCGTGGCCGCTGAGCTCTCGGAGGACGTGCTCGGCATGGGCGGGGCTCACGCTGACCTCAGAGAAACCCGCCAATCGCTCTGCCGTCACATCAAGCTGGGCACGCACCTGCGAGCGGGAGAAAATGTTGGTCAGCGTGGGCACGTGACGGCTATCTGATTTTGCGCTAAAATGCACGTTCCCCCACAACTCAACTCACTTCACGGAAGTGATGTTCAAAATGGCGGAGCTGCAGACACTGCTCCAGCTTGGTGCGGTGGCGTTCCCAGAAGTCGTCGAACGCCGCCTCCGTCTCGTCGAGCTGACCCAGGAGtctgagggggagagagagggcttCATTAACAGCTTCCTCGCCCAATTAGCGCGTCGATTGACCGAACAGATTCTATTCTTCCTCTACCTCTGTACAGTAGCTAGGTTTTCCAGTTCATCGTAAGTCATTCTGTATTCAGGGTCCGTCTGTAGAGGTTCGTTGATGCACTCCAACAGGCGCCCCCCCTGAGAGAGCGCCACCTGTAGGTCCTCCTTGAAATTCAACAAATAGTTATCTTCAATGCTAAAGCTTGCAAGGGAGACACAGGGATTGTTGAAATGAGCTTCAACAAAGAACAGTCTCTGGATtgattgcatttgttttctatGATCCCTTCTGATGTGCactcacaaaaataaacacttctGCTTTGCTACCATTGATCTAAGAGTTTTTCTGCACACACAGGGAATTATGTCTCTCTGGACTAACATATAGATAATtaacatgagaagaaaaaaaaagcatatctgaccttcattttctccttcttcagagtgtgtgtgtgcagcaggttgGTGGTGGCCTCGGCATCGTTGGGCAACTCCGTCTCGGCGAGCTCCGTGCCGAATGCCTGCAGGGTCTGAGCCGTGGTCTTCACCATGAGGGCGAAAGCCTCGATCGCCTGCGGAAGGTAACATTaacataagaaaagaaaaataataataacaaatacatttaaaatgtaagcatgtgtgtgtacatacagtgCGGTGGGAAATCCAGCTGTCATGGCAGTACTCCTGCGTGCCTCCCAGATCTGTGGTCAGTTGCCCTGGGTCGATATAGGCATGGAGCTCAGTCACCGAACTCAGCATGACCACCTGATCAAACGCAAACAACCAGTCTTAATGTGGTGTCACTTATTCAATGATCACCCTAAATAACTCACAATACTCCTTGGATCAAGAATAAACATAAATTAAAAGCAATATATGAATAAGATGGAACGTGCGATGTAGAAGTCGTAGCGTCACCTTCATTTTGAACTCATCCCTGTTGAACTTGAACAGGAAGTCTGACAGAGTCCGCTGGAGCAAAGTCGTGGGACGCAACACCAGAACCAAGTGTAAGTTCCCTGGAAATGAGCcctgagagaaaagaggaggaagaaatcaGGTGTAAAATGTGATCTGAATCAATTTATATTTCATGATTTTCAGCACATAGCATGGTTATTGCAGCCTCCAGGTTCACAGGCCTTTGGAGGTGTGAGGCTGGACAGAGTGGCTGTCCCTCTGCTGCGATCCTGATCCGACAGAGGCGAGAGCGTTCTCTGCAATTTAATAAtctcaaacatctcctgcaaTCCCTCACAGTCGTCCCCTTGTCGCACGTGTGACTGCGAGGTAAATTAGCGCTGCGTCTCCGGGAGTAACCCCCATTTTTTGCCTCTCCGCCTGCACGCTAACAGGTTAAAAGCCTTTGCGCAGACGGCGGCCCGAGAGGCCACTCAGCTCAGAGGCTATATTGGTTTGCGGCTTCCTCTGGAAACCCTCGGTGAATTACACCACCCTGTTAGCCATCATAAATCGATGTGGGGTGACATCTGCACACGCGCACAAACAGGCCCAGAGGCATGCTCAGAGATGTCTGACAGGCTCATAAAATTGTTAGCGTTTCCATAAATAAGTCTGAGACAAAGAGACATTACGtgtatttttttacactgttttgcTTCAACTCCCACTCAAACATCACAGGCATCCCTGGTCTTTCCTGGCTTTTCTGCTGATTACATTTTAGAGGCGGCATCTACTGATCTACAGCCATTATAGAATTTGATACATCTTTATTTACAGATTCATCACATCGGCGTCCCACTAAGACAGATGTTTAATCCGCCAATTATACTACATATGTGATGCTCTGTGTTCGACAAAATGGTGTCAGCCACTGACCGCATCCGCCATCGCCATCGTATCAGAATCACAGGGAACAAACCCATGAAAACGGACAACACGAGCACTCTGATCAACCGGTAAAAAAATATGCGGTGCTTCAATCTAGTCTAGAAGGAGGCCCGGCAGTGACACAcggccacacacacatcacagtcaTGAAATGCCTGCACCGCGTTGCCATGGAAACCACTCTCCTTGAAAacacatggagagagagggggagagggagggagagacatgCATGACGGAATGCAATCCAAAGTGATGATAAAGGGagagacattgtgtgtgtgtgtgtgtgtgtgtgtgtgtgtgtgtgtgtgtgtgcgcgcacgcgtGGGACAAATTAACATGGAACGAGAGCACGGCGGATGTCACTCTGCGTGGAGGAGTTTTTCTGATGCTGATGGTGCCGCAGCCATTTATTTTTGGCTcccacacacacgtgcacacgcgcCCCACCTGCTGCGATGCTGATGAAAGACCGCCAGGTTGGAAAATTTGACGCGCACGCCACGCGGTTCCTTTTTCAATTTCACAAACAAGCTGACAAGAACGCTCCACCGCAAAATCACATCTGTAGAAAATTAACTGTAGGAGAGAAGAGTCAAATTAAGTAATGCTTTATGTTAAAGTCCTGGCAATAAGCTTTATTAAGAAGGTAATAATGCTTTTGTAATTAAACTATATAGAAAAAACAACTATATACAGGCATTAATATTAGCTTTATAAactattgtttgtttgataaGAAGACAGTCATGAGGACTTTTAATGCACTTTAACACTGTATAGACTGCTTATGAACATGGTtgataataatatatataatataacagAGTAACTTGTAATGTTAAGGTAAAGATTTACTTTACTAAAGCTTCTTTGGTTCATTTAGagattaaaacataatttattatgtatttatcagCAATTAACTCCCGAATCTAACTCAAGAAGAATGcctgattaaaaagaaatatatatatatatctttttttattgatagtGTTTCTTGTGTCTTACAatcgtttttttctttaaagttgtttgtttatAGCAACACATAAAATCTTAGTATTACCTAATAAATTACCATATAATGATCCATATTATAAAGCGCTGCTGTAGACAAATTCTAATTCACATATGATTTTCTacatgctatttttttttcttccatggGCTCTTCTACCAATAACACACTGCACAGAACACAGTAAGCAATCTATCTGTAATTGGAATCCATTAAATTCAATAAACCCGGAGAGGTCCTGGTTTAATTTGTACCTCTGCATTAACATGATAATACACAATCTGCTCAGTGCATCCCCCCTGACGGATGAACACAGGCATGTTAATGCGCATACACCTCCTTGGGCACACACTTCTACATTAAAGTgatgcacacacgcgcacacacttCTCAGAGATAAAAAGcgcacataaataaatgataaggATTAGAATATAATTTCTGTTGACCAGCCTTATTTATATTCCTCCAGCGTGGACGAGGGGAGCAAAACCTCTCCGCTCATGTCCTCTAATGACATCCACAGTGTTCTCCGGGGAGTTGGATGGCTGATATTAAACTGCCTCCCCTCTTGTGCGTTTCACCGCTTTCGCTTCGGGACATGAAGGGAGTTCTAAGTACGACAAAGAGAAAGTGAATCTGGACAAAGACTGCTGCGCTGCAACTGCTTTTTCAGCTGGCTGCAAACAAATTCAAGCTTCTCGTTGGCGCCGGCTGATAGAGACGTCTCCGTCTCCACCCTGCAGCAGCGTTCCTGTATGCTTGGCTAACTGCATATTCATGACCCTAAGCGGCGAAGATGGGCCGCGGCAGAGATGATGTCCCATCATCGACTGCAGCGCGTGTCTTATACCTAATCAAATTCTTTTGGAGTATATGCAGATaattaaaggaagagttcaacaatttttttcttttctttttctgtgaacTGGTCCCTTAAGTGGAGGCCTGAGGTTGAagcatcaaaaagaaaaaagccacaACAACGTTCACTAATAAGATAGGCAAGAATTGAAACTGTCAGGTTTGCCGGGAAGCAACGAAAAGATTAAGAAAAGTAGGACACCGACATTATGACTGTCTTGAGCAGTAGTTACTGGAACCCGCTGCTTTAGTTATTTGGTCACTAATTGAGGCTGACAAAGGTTATAAATGACCTTGAACGGTCCCTTTTTTTGGAGTGATTTGTCTGGACAAACAAGCGTGGAGACGCTGCAAACAAATGACCACAGGGGCctgatgtaatttaatttaGCAGAGCAAAATAAATCCCATTGTTTAAAGATTCTGTACTTTTGTGAGCTGTGGTTGTTGAATATTTCAAATCAGAGGTCGCATGTCCCGCTCGCAGTACATCACCGGTCAGCTCCATCTGTGGATCGTCAAGACAGTCATCGTCGGCAGATTGAGAGTATCTGTGCACGTGCTGTACACTAATCCCCGGCTTTTACATGACAATACTGCCCACTCCTCgcgtttttttaatttctgtggGACGGGAAGGGGGGGAGGCCAGCATGGCGACCTTGAATGGCCTTGATGAGCAAGGCGTCCCACGGGAAGACGTACGACCTTCACTCCGCAGCAAGACTGCCTGTCATTGGCTGGTGGATGAAGCAGACGAGTCCAGTAAGGACATCCGCCATAGGggactgaggaggagaggacgcGAGATGCCACCTGCTCTTCGTGCCTTCAGGTTAAGTTTTAGCGCTGGCCGCTTCCATCAAGAGACATTATTCACACACTCTGACTTCATGTATTCCAAATCTGCCACAGCAAATGGAACTTGTGATCCTGTGAAAGACTGAGCAAGGACTGTCATCTAAATCTGCTGAATTATATAACAGGATACTGTCTTTGGATATGATATACATAAAGAACTGTGATTTATTAGCGCTGTGAGcatttttgaatttttctgCAACCGAATGGCAAAAATATACAGACGTCTCAGCGAATATCTCATcatgatgaatgaaaa
This genomic interval from Acanthopagrus latus isolate v.2019 chromosome 24, fAcaLat1.1, whole genome shotgun sequence contains the following:
- the LOC119015056 gene encoding guanine nucleotide exchange factor DBS-like isoform X4, translated to MKVVMLSSVTELHAYIDPGQLTTDLGGTQEYCHDSWISHRTAIEAFALMVKTTAQTLQAFGTELAETELPNDAEATTNLLHTHTLKKEKMKEDLQVALSQGGRLLECINEPLQTDPEYRMTYDELENLATVQRLLGQLDETEAAFDDFWERHRTKLEQCLQLRHFEHHFREVRAQLDVTAERLAGFSEVSVSPAHAEHVLRELSGHEDKACDVLDRALSLASEGDMLIENSHYAEDSIRPKCSELRGVCEEVSSTLRSKKSLLLRAMELHHALEKASRWCEEGIFLLASQSVDRCQSQDGAEAALQELERYLDTASLHTLADRNAICCQYEATLTAQLRDQVERVFQKQSSVQEMFEKRRVSLKKLAAKQTRPVQPVAPRPEVKSPLSSPNQQRKERRYSADNAICKKAESPIHNGGTRHASLSEEEENLAVLRRHVMNELLETERAYVEELLCVLEGYAAEMDNPAMAHLIPGTLLSKKDVLFGNMSEIYQFHKRTFLKELEAYTDCPELVGRCFLERMKDLQIYEAYCQNKPRSESLWRQCSDCAFFQECQKKLEHKLGLDSYLLKPVQRITKYQLLLKELLKYSKGREGCDDLQEALSSILGILKAVNDSMHLIAITGYEGNLSELGRLLMQGSFSVWTEHKKGHAKVKDLARFKPMQRHLFLHEKALLFCKRREENGEGYEKAPSYSFKHSLSMSAVGITENAKGDNKKFEIWCNSRDEVFIAQAPTPEIKTAWVNEIRKVLTQQLQACRDASQQKSSDAVSPSPTSNNTSISLSPFRSSGQKNQKKQEEKKAEASTISEVNSSSSSPKHKDEPVTSPTTDRSSVAKKRFTLQGFSNLKSPKGSALSPEHGSKRHLVKSDPTPFGFKGWNKASLSVDASEENDGYSSGEDPMNSDPEDDIVKKLAPGKYTVVTDCEKAGPQELSVKSGDMVQLIREGEDGQWFVKNLRTSKEGWVAAANLLSLISESKSSQSLSSSDGSVSGNLSTSSSCSETYTSYSDIKP